Below is a genomic region from Drosophila albomicans strain 15112-1751.03 chromosome 2R, ASM965048v2, whole genome shotgun sequence.
CAAGCTTGTCATTCCAACAATCGCAAGACTCAGTGGATTGGCCCTCACCACCATCTAGCACAATCGATGCACCCATTGTAGTTGAGAGCATAGAAACTTATTATGCCAGTGAGGTGCAAAGCGCCGATAAGGTTCTGGTTGACGACGAAATGAATGCAGCAGGACCACCCGATGTGGCTAAGGTGTTGCCATATGAAGACACGGCTTATCTAATGTCAGCTGCGTTCGAAGACAAGGACTTTGGTAGCGAGAATATACAATTAGATACCGTCAGCTGTCTGAGCTCTACACTAAGTGCTGCGTCTTGTTTGTCATCCTCGTTCAATGTCAGCTGTAGTACATCCTCCACACAACCGACAGCTAGAGCTGCCGCTGAAATGCGTAAGGGCTCCAATCCAGAAGTGATTGTGGCACAACCCACACGCTCTCCAGCGCCACGTAGTCCAATCTCGGAAGATGAATTATTCTCTAACGACGACGTCTTCATGCCTGGCACCATTAAGGTGCAGTTGTCGCCAGACGCACAGCTACGAAAACTTTCGCGTGGCTCAAACAATTCAGACACTTCGATTGATGATATTCTTTCCGGAAGTACGTACCTGGACGACCAGACAACAGTACGACGAAATTATGAGGCTCGGTTGAGTAGTGGTGGAAGCTGCAAGAAATGCAGTCATTCCAGTCACTCCGAGGAGGAGACAAGCTCCATAGGCACTGATCTAGATGGCACCGTCCGCATGGGATTgcagcaaaagaaatgcaCGCACAGTTCCCACTCGGAGGACACATCGATTGGCTTAAGCATTTCAGAATGGTCGACAGGAACCAACACAGTCCGACAGTATGCGAATCTATCCGGCTCTGATAGTCTATCGGCTGTATCTACACATTCTTGCgccaaaagtgaaaaatcCAATCATACCAAATCTAGCATTAGTTCCATTAACAAGTCCGCAGAGAGCCTGAATGAACAGAGTGGTAGTTTTTCTCATAAATTTAGTGGTGACAATGGTTCTTCTGATGGTCTACGATACGATATGCTGTCCAATTCTGAAACTGACAAGTTGAGTGAGCCAACCTCGGCCACGCGAAGCGATGACACCACTCTTACCCTTACAGAGATGGCGCACACAATCAGTGAATGGTCCACATCGAGCAGTCGAACGTTGGTGGGCGTGGTTCCCGGCGAGTATTTACCGTTAAAGCAGCCACGCGTTGCCTCCAAGCCGAATCTAAGCTCACCCAGCGAGGAGAAGCGCTGCTCCTTGCCTCAGGTGCATCGCCGCAGTGGAAGCAACGGTAATCAGGCGCGTTCCAGTCAAGATCATACGGATCAGCCCATAACTTCAACAGGCCCAGAGACAAGTGCAGCGGCACGAAAGCGTCGATCGCTCGAAATGATGTCCAAGCTATACCAGAGCCAGGAGATTTGTTCTGAGTCCGAGTCGCCTTTCGTCGAGCGGTTGTATGCCCACAGCGAGAAATTAACGGAACGCTACCAAAGCCAAGAGTTTGTGCCCCTCCAcacaaccagcagcagcagtacaGTCAACTCTAACacaacaactaccacaacCACTACTCAGATACAAACGCAACAATCCCAACAGACCCGACACAAGCCTCGCGCACCACAGCCgccaacaaaaccaaaaccagcTGTCACTAGACCCATAATGCAAGCGCTTctcaacaaaatgaaacagcCAGGCTTGGCGGAACAGGCGGCCGCTGCTGCCGAAGctgaagaagcagcagccgcaacagctGCTCAATCCCAGAGGTCAACAGCTTCCGCTCCTGTTCCTGCTCCTGTTGTAGCTAAACCAATGCCGCCACCTGTACCAAGTTTGCCGCCGATTGTAACTCCAAGTGATTTACCAGGCAATGTGTGTGCACCACCGGCCAAACCACTCGCTAAACATCATAGTTACGATGACAAGACGCTATCGAAGACCCAAATACGGGAGTtcaaaacaacaagcaaacagcTACGACAGTCAAGCTCCTTCCATGAGCATATGCTCAGTAAATCCCAGCAGAGTAGCCAGGAGCTACCCATGAGGATTGACGAGGAACGTGATGCACACTCCACATCATCGGCCACAAAtacgacaactacaacaaatacCCTTAACAGCGAGAGCACCGAGCCCAATTCACCGCAGATGCCACAGCGAGCGGATAAATTGATACGATGCTCTCCTTACTACTCGAGCAGCCTGAGCTCCGAGTCACCACCAAATCAGCTAATCCAGAAACCACCTCgaaaggctgctgctgctgcagctgctgccgcccaGTTGGGCGCCGCCGCCGCGGTGGCAACGGCTTTGAAAAGTCCTCCCAGTGGCAATGATACGGACAGCTCTCTGGACGTTCGTGGTCAGGATGTAAAGCAACTGCGAAGTCGTGGCTATCGGAAGAAACGGCAGCTGCCAGTCAAGCGTATGCGAGCAAATCtaaatgctgctgctttatTGGAACAGGCTGAGAGTAGTGAGTGCTCCGAGGGCTATGTGCCCGAAATGGACTCGGGTAGCTCGGAATACTCCTATCAACGTGATGAACAATATTTGGAGTTCGATGAGGAGCTCGAACGCGAACAAACCGATGAATATGATGATTATCCTCAGTATAGCGGCGTCAGCAAGTTTGAAAGTCTCGACATGAGCGATAATGTGGATGAGATGGGTTTTCCACGTTACGATCGCCTGGGTCACATTACTAAGCCCATGTACCAACCGATAGTAGATAAGCCGGCGCCTGCCAATCATCCAATGCCACCTACCAGCGGACAACCTGTTAAACCTGTGCGCACCAAGAAGCGTCAACTGAAGCGTGAAGACTCACAGGTGGCCAGTACATCGAGCGCTGCAGCTCAGCAGCCCCAATCGTATCATGGACGTAGCTACTGTAATCCCGAGGAGAGTGAATATGAGTCGCATGGTGGTGGACTCTCCGATGAGCTGGCCAACTCTAGTGAAGACAGCGGCGCAGGTGGGGCTGGAGGTATGGGAACGATTCGACGAGTAACGAATCGAAGCTCTCTATCAGCTGAAGCACAAAGACAGCAACTGCCATATCCGGACTTCCTGTGCGACTACGAGACGGAACCCATTGAATATGAGCGCTACGCCTGTGGCTTGGATATACGAGTTGATCCCCCTCCAAAATTCCATGATTCAGATGACCTGAGTGATCACTAAGTGgagattttttaaatatcagcagcattttccatttcttaAGTTGCCTTGAACAATTTTTAGAACAACTCTACGACTTTTTACACACGATCCAAGTATAGCCAACTTATTTGTAATTGAGACTGATTTACGAcaaactgaaaaacaaaacaagaataTCGTACAATCCAAAAATACCAACActaaaccaaatgaaaaaaCTAAGTgctgctaaaaaaaaacaagatgaGTATTCATACAACCCTTGTAaggatttaaataaatcaaactgatattttaatcaaatactatatattaacaAAACTATGAAAATCAATACCATATGTCAGTGGAGAAGAATATTGAGGAtgttgaaaatggaaatggaaagcagttggagttgcagttgGATTACTTCCATAGAGTCTATATAATGTTATAGAAGAGCcaaaaagatattaaaataacaaacatttaTAAAGCGAGTTGAGCAAATTTTAATGCACTGTTTAATCAtcgaataataatattaattattaacaaaatacaacaaagatatttaaatgttatttagcaaaaacaaaacaagatgAAAGAAAACCGACTTAGAAAAGAGAAGCATAAAACTTTATgatgaaataattatttaaaacttaattaaattacgaTAAGTATTTGATCAGTATTACGTATTATCTAAATAATAAGTTCGAGTTACAGTGTCAAATGTTTAATCTACCcaataacacaaaaatttatatgtcGTGCTATATGCCAAACCTGCTTGTCAAGATCTcttatgcaatatttttatcagAATTGTGGAATTCACGAGGAAAGAAAAGCATTTATTTGAGTCGATCTATGAAAATTCTagatacttttttaaatatatgtacttatatattatattttatatagatcTTATGCTATTTACATAAGTTTCTAATTTTGAAGCGGAAACAGTTTTAAAAGAAATCGAtaagtaattatatttaaaaacccTTGAGAAACATCAAAAAGTTGTAATAGCTTTAGTTCTAGTACTTaaatgtgccaaaaaaaaaaatctaaaatggAAATGTAAAACTCATTTTGACAGTTCTCTTATCTCATAGATTCTCATCGATTCCACATAAACAGTAACATGTTGAAAGTAGAATTGTTGTAATAATGGAAGGAAGAATAAGCCCATGTTATGAGTTTAggtcaattgaatttaaacctaacaaaataaattgaaaccCTGTTAAGTTTGCAAAACCCAATcgatcatttttattatattagtggAAACGAGTATTAAATTGTTAAGAATGATGCGAATTAAGATATATGGTAATATGTAGAGTATGCAGAATATACCCAACGTACAATAATTTCAACTATTCATTGgatcaaaagtattttaatcaaaataaaagataCCATTCCTATTGACACTTTAATGTTTAGCTTTAGTATTAAATCAAATCTACAAATAAAATCTGTGTTGAATTTTTGGAGAGTTTATATCGTTTTTTACCCACTTAGACCCGATTTTAGTTAGTTAGCTTAGTCAaatgtttttacatttttgtaaagtgtacatttataaatattatatatattttatatttattgagtttCTATGTGCTCTCAGAATTTCAGTTACTTACTAACTGATCTCTTCAGTGTAGCTTCCAATTTAATTAAGGGTTAAATTTCacaacaattattttacataaatacgAGAAGTTTTATCTCGTACTTAGTAAAGTAACTTTAGAAAAGAGCAAGATTTAAAAGTGAGATTGCTCTAGATTCAGTGCAGTgggtatacaaattaaatattgaaatataaataaattattgtctACTTCTTCGAGAGCAAATTAATgatgatttaaaattaatttacatttaaagtggtaaacaaaaaatcaatatataaaacattagCTGAATTTTAGCaagtaagaaatataaaaattaaaagcaaaatccAAATCGTTTAACACTTCTAACTCAGTTGATGACACAcatgatttttaaaaattttaagaatcaATTTCATGATAAAgcgtaatttaattattgatgaAAAATCTATACTTGAGCAACCGATTAAACcagtattaaattatatagaaagacaaaataaataaataaaacttcaTTAATCAATCGATAAGACTTTTTGACTTCTGCAGCAAcctttataatttcaattatgcatttcttattttaagttagattttaaatttacttaatcttgttacttttattttaatattatcatttcattattattatttgggtTTCAGATGTCTATCACGGCATCAACGGCAACATGTCACTGGATAGACGCGGTGAGATTGCTACGCCGTCGAACCGTTATGATCTTACGCTGGGTTCCGATAAATCATCATCTTTATCGCGCTCTGAGGCGGGTACATACGACGTCATTCAGGCAGAAATCCAACATGCTAAGCGGCAAGAGCTTGCCACTGGCGTAGCCACTGCGCATAATGGACTTAATGGTAATGGATTGCCTCGGACCAATAGCCACGACGTTGACACAGAGGTCAAGAAACGTAAATGGCCCACAGAGCCAAGCTATTTTCTGGCCAAGGAGTTACTGATGACGGAGCGCACATACAAAAAGGATCTGGAGGTACTAAACTGTTCGTTCAGGCAAGTGCTGAGCTTGGATGATGTGGAGCAATTGCAGCCATTGTTCGAGCTGCTTGATTCGCTGTCGCAGCACCACAATCTCTTTCTGCGAGATATCGAGCATCGCATGGTGCAGTGGGAGGGACGCGGTAATCATGATTCCCATCGCATTGGCGATGTCATGATGAAGCACATGGGCGCTCTGCCCATCTACGACGAGTACGTGCAGACCCATCTGGACATTTTACACTGCATGAATGATATGTACGAGACGGATAATCGTTTCCAGCAGCTCTACAAGGAATTTGAACAGCAGAAGGTATGTTATCTGCCCATTGGTGAGCTGCTACTGAAGCCATTGAATCGTCTGCTGCACTATCAACTGCTGCTGGAGCGACTTTGCGATTACTATGCTGAAGAACATATCGATTATGCCGACTGCCAGGCTGTCTATCATCTGCTTATACGCAGCACCAAACCGATTCGCATCCAACTCCCTGACTCGGCCAACTTTGTGGAACTCTGCGAACTCCAGCGAGATATCAATTTCGATCAGCTCGTGCAACCTCATCGCCGTCTTATACGGCAGGGCTGCCTGCTGAAGCATTCAAAGCGTGGCTTACAGCAGCGCATGTTCTTCCTCTTTTCGGATATTCTGCTCTACGGTTCCAAGTCACCATTAGATCAAAGTTTTCGTATACTCGGTCATGTACCAGTCCGTTCGCTACTAACCGAGAATGCCGAACACAATACGTTCTCCATATTTGGAGGACAATGTGCAATAACGGTGAGTGCTGGCACCACCGCTGAGAAGACCCTCTGGCTAGCCGAACTGTCCAAGGCGGCGGCCGATATTAAAAGCAAGGCACCAAATACGCAGCTGCAGTTCACAACACTTAAAAATTGCAGTAAGTATCTTTTAAAACCTATACTCTAGTTGTTATAGTACACAATTCTTAATACTTAACTACAATTTTTCATCTATAAGAGCATGCTAAGCCTTCTAAAAGCttcacattaaaaaataattgtttttagatttattaGAGTAGATAACAGGGGGAGGATAGAGCAATTTAGTCTGCTTATGAAttctttcttactttttgGGTTGAGGTACTCACCATATATACTCAGCCCTAATGAATGCTCCCACATCTGACATATTATCGTCGGGCTAATATTCATCCCTTTCTTACTTCATAAATTTACTTCAACTTTTCTAGAAATTCGTTATTATTTGTCCACTACTAATTGTTCAGGTTtttaaaacactcttaatataCACACATTGTACACGCCTATGTTTccttaaattagtttaattttctGTTATATTTCTAATTCTTCTCGTAATATGACTGGCAAGAAAAGCACTTTGCAAAACGTTGTAAGAAATATAACCCTAACAGTCCGACTTCATAACTATTAATTTGTGCACTAAAATATTCACTTCATTCTGTACTTAGGCTCGTCGGAAGAGGGCCTCGACATGATCGGTCTGAGCAATGGCACAAACAGCCTGAACAGCAGCACTGGAGGAGGCGGTCCACTGACGCCGCAGCAACTTCTTATGCAGCAGCAGAACAAAACACAGCCCTCTCGCAGCAATACCGCGCTACACGTTTGCTGGCATCGTGGCGCCACCGTTGGGCTGGGAGATCATCTCATCGCTGCGGAGCATCAGCTCTCCGGCTATCTGCTGCGTAAATTCAAGAACAGCTCTGGTTGGCAGAAACTATGGGTAGTTTTTACCTCGTTTTGTTTGTACTTCTACAAGAGCTATCAGGATGAGTTTGCGCTGGCCAGTCTACCACTACTTGGCTACACGGTCGGACCTCCAGGTCATCAGGATGCGGTTCAAAAGGAGTTTGTTTTTAAGCTCTCCTTCAAGAATCACGTTTATTTCTTTAGGGCAGAGAgcgcacatacatataacagGTATTTTCCCTCACATATggagtaaaaataaaaacatttcaaataatagaTAACTTTTCTCTAGATGGCTGGAAGTGCTACGCAGTACTACTCAAACCCAGGACTTCAAAAACATACATAGTCATGCATCCAGCAATTAGACTAAATGAAAACCCGAAGTGAACCATTGTGCAATTCCATGGAGATGGCAGAAGCTGTATCTCCGCAAAGAAATGCCTTTagtattctatatattttttatatacaacatataCACCACATAAAAGATTCCCGATTATATTACTTGACTCTTAAACTAGTACCGGAGCTCTTCAAATTATAAGTTTTTAAacttattatattcttttagcTCTACATCTTCCATGTATATAGtttctagtattttatttttattgtcatgTTCTGTGTTGGTCCCTATTTTACTATAcagattatatattttgtcaaATCTGCGCTAAGTGccttataatttcaaatatatatgatttttCTAATTCATTCAGtgtcaaatattgaaataattctacatatattaaaattattaataattgaaaatgaaaagaaatcaTATCAAATTGaagtacaattttaatttatttatgataaattaaatattgccTTACGACACgataaaatgatttcattgttttcaattttaaacaaatttaacaaactaAGCATAAGTCATTATCTTTAATagcatttaacaaattaatatattttgcaaatatacgagcatttttaatcaaaaactacgttgcaaaaacaatttaattacaacaaGTCGTAAAAATTATATGCAGAAGGAGAATGAAGGAAAAGTTTAAAAGCCATTAAAATTTGTGGTTTGACCTAAATGTGACCAAATGTCCAAATAGATGTTGGAAATGCAATTACATtggaaattattatatttcatcgCATATTTCGATATGCtgaatcaattttattgaaatttattgttaatatttttatccatcatttacttaatttttatcaCCTTCAGTAacagaaaatgcaattttgacAAAACGTGCGTTAAAAACCCAGAGTAATTGCAGCGTAAAATAGCTATTCTTATtagtggtatattgatttaatgaGACGCCATAGGATTCTCAAAGTGTGACATGCTGCTATTGCAATAGCCAATATATTGGTCAAAAGGTGACAATATTCCCCgcttacttatttatttaacaactgATCGACttgtagaatattttaaattttaatttctttactGGTGGCTAGGCTCGCAGCAATGGCTTAAATAGCATTATTAAATGATCGAGTTGCTGG
It encodes:
- the LOC127566166 gene encoding uncharacterized protein LOC127566166 produces the protein MLQQAALPYKTAMRLHELIEIDISLEFAEFHKVGRVRELDANRFGAAYKQMIDSLAVGIIDMFFSIVIAKSLQQQLIVQQTIQWLQ